In Acinetobacter sp. WCHAc010034, a genomic segment contains:
- a CDS encoding DUF2750 domain-containing protein, protein MSQINHFQPISKDLFFKINILKTMMYCGVLWGLYHDGWAMTKDGDDFVFPFWLNGLQAHKYAKKHWPSYTPKRITPKDFETALLPTLTRLKVTPALCNSSNQKLKLTTLQMRHFFFSAPKLRYA, encoded by the coding sequence ATGTCACAAATTAATCATTTTCAGCCTATCTCCAAAGATCTTTTCTTTAAGATTAATATTTTAAAAACAATGATGTACTGCGGTGTTCTATGGGGCCTGTACCATGATGGCTGGGCCATGACCAAAGACGGAGATGATTTTGTGTTTCCATTTTGGCTCAATGGCCTGCAGGCGCATAAATACGCCAAAAAGCACTGGCCCAGCTACACACCGAAAAGAATCACCCCTAAAGATTTTGAAACCGCGCTGCTGCCGACCTTAACGCGCTTAAAGGTGACGCCGGCGCTCTGCAACTCCAGCAACCAGAAACTGAAACTGACCACCCTGCAAATGCGCCATTTCTTTTTCTCCGCGCCAAAACTGCGCTATGCATAA
- a CDS encoding CBS domain-containing protein: MTTVAQVLQDKPQQAVYTIAPDATVLEAISLMAEKGIGALIVTQEDAVVGILSERDYTRKVALMERSSFSTTVNEIMTAKVLTITRSATVEDCLELMTDKHLRHLPIVEKNKLIGLISIGDLVKAAMEDQKKLIDQLQQYISG; this comes from the coding sequence ATGACCACCGTTGCTCAAGTATTACAGGACAAACCGCAGCAAGCCGTATATACCATTGCGCCGGATGCAACGGTATTGGAAGCGATCTCCCTGATGGCGGAAAAAGGCATAGGCGCCCTGATTGTGACGCAGGAAGATGCAGTTGTTGGGATTCTGTCCGAGCGCGACTACACGCGCAAAGTTGCGCTGATGGAGCGCTCTTCTTTCAGCACAACAGTCAATGAAATTATGACCGCAAAAGTGCTGACCATCACCCGCTCAGCCACTGTTGAAGACTGTCTGGAACTGATGACAGACAAGCATTTGCGCCATCTGCCTATTGTTGAAAAGAACAAGCTGATTGGCCTAATCTCTATTGGCGACTTAGTCAAAGCCGCCATGGAAGACCAGAAGAAGCTGATTGACCAGCTGCAGCAGTATATTTCCGGATGA
- a CDS encoding IS110 family transposase, with translation MFYLGIDVAKAKIDCCLILEDSAGKKKTKTFPNTPKGFEQLQAWLNHHAAGPAQTIALMEATSVYHERLAGYLFDAGCRVCVANPARARYFAQSMSRLNKTDKADSEVLARFAMTADLHFWQPLPGHIQLLNALLDRRAVLGEDLQREENRLEKAESAFTIEPVLQSTHKNIKQLSRHIQDLDRQIDGHIDQNPDLKNDKALLSSIPAIADRTSLLMLSFLRSHAFERASQAAAFAGLVPIQRQSGSSIHGRSRLSKAGSSKIRAGLYMAAIVATRHNPHIKGMNDRLLANGKTKMMAVGAAMRKLIHLCYGVLKHQRPYQENYCANSQ, from the coding sequence ATGTTTTATCTCGGTATTGATGTTGCCAAAGCTAAAATTGACTGCTGTCTGATTTTAGAAGATTCTGCAGGCAAAAAGAAAACCAAAACCTTTCCGAATACGCCCAAAGGCTTTGAGCAGCTTCAGGCCTGGCTGAATCATCATGCTGCAGGCCCTGCGCAGACCATCGCCTTAATGGAAGCCACTTCTGTCTATCATGAACGCTTGGCTGGATATTTATTTGATGCAGGCTGTCGAGTCTGTGTGGCGAATCCCGCCAGAGCCCGGTATTTTGCTCAGAGCATGTCCAGGCTGAATAAGACAGACAAAGCTGACAGTGAAGTTCTGGCCCGGTTTGCGATGACTGCTGATCTGCATTTTTGGCAGCCTCTGCCCGGACATATTCAACTGCTGAACGCTTTGCTGGATCGAAGGGCTGTGCTTGGTGAAGATCTGCAGCGTGAAGAAAACCGTCTGGAAAAAGCGGAGTCTGCCTTCACGATAGAACCGGTACTTCAGTCAACCCATAAGAATATTAAGCAGTTAAGCAGGCACATTCAGGATCTCGACCGGCAGATTGATGGCCACATTGATCAGAATCCTGATTTAAAAAATGACAAGGCGCTGCTCAGCAGTATTCCGGCCATTGCAGACCGGACAAGTTTATTAATGCTCAGCTTCTTGCGCAGCCATGCTTTTGAAAGGGCAAGCCAGGCGGCCGCCTTTGCCGGCCTGGTGCCCATTCAAAGGCAGTCGGGCAGCTCCATTCACGGCAGGAGCCGCCTATCCAAAGCCGGCTCTTCGAAAATACGCGCCGGCTTATATATGGCGGCCATTGTCGCAACCCGGCATAATCCCCACATAAAGGGGATGAATGACAGGCTGCTGGCCAATGGCAAAACCAAGATGATGGCGGTTGGCGCTGCGATGAGGAAGCTGATTCATCTGTGTTATGGCGTACTCAAGCACCAGCGGCCTTATCAGGAGAATTATTGCGCAAATTCTCAATAA
- the trpB gene encoding tryptophan synthase subunit beta, with product MDHQINGIALPNEEGFFGAYGGQFIPPDLKQAMDDINTAYEQIRHTAEFQNELKDLFANYVGRPSPLFYAKRLSEQLGGAQIYLKREDLNHTGAHKINHCLGEALLAKYMGKTKVIAETGAGQHGVALATACALVGIPCEIHMGQVDIEKEHPNVVKMKILGAKLIAVTRGTATLKDAVDSAFEEYLKDPQNFIYAIGSVVGPHPFPMMVRDFQAIIGDEIKVQANARFGANPDYVVACVGGGSNALGAFTAFLNDADVKLIGVEPAGHGLDTDMHSATLTLGKPSQIHGMACYVLEDEQGEPLPVHSIASGLDYPGVGPQHSLLKDLGRVEYTTATDQECLDAFMTLSRVEGIVPALESSHAVAWALREAPKLSKDVKVVVNVSGRGDKDADYVAAKLGLN from the coding sequence ATGGATCATCAGATTAATGGCATTGCATTGCCCAATGAAGAAGGCTTTTTTGGCGCCTATGGCGGCCAATTTATTCCGCCGGATTTAAAGCAGGCGATGGATGACATTAACACGGCTTATGAGCAGATCCGCCACACGGCGGAATTTCAAAATGAGCTGAAAGATCTGTTTGCGAACTATGTCGGCCGTCCAAGCCCGCTGTTTTATGCAAAGCGTTTGTCTGAGCAGCTGGGCGGCGCGCAAATCTATTTAAAGCGTGAAGACTTGAACCACACGGGTGCGCATAAAATCAATCACTGCCTGGGCGAGGCTTTGCTGGCAAAGTACATGGGTAAAACCAAGGTTATTGCGGAAACCGGCGCGGGCCAGCATGGCGTGGCCTTGGCGACTGCCTGCGCTTTGGTGGGCATTCCGTGTGAAATTCATATGGGCCAGGTGGATATTGAAAAAGAGCATCCTAACGTCGTAAAAATGAAAATCCTGGGTGCAAAGCTGATAGCAGTCACCCGCGGCACGGCCACCTTGAAGGATGCGGTAGACAGCGCCTTTGAAGAATACCTGAAAGATCCGCAAAACTTTATCTACGCCATCGGTTCAGTGGTTGGCCCGCATCCATTCCCAATGATGGTGCGGGATTTTCAGGCGATTATTGGCGATGAAATTAAAGTTCAGGCCAATGCGCGCTTTGGCGCCAATCCGGACTATGTGGTGGCCTGCGTCGGCGGCGGTTCAAATGCGCTGGGCGCATTTACGGCCTTTTTAAATGATGCGGATGTGAAGCTGATTGGCGTTGAGCCTGCCGGGCATGGCCTGGATACAGATATGCATTCTGCAACGCTGACTTTGGGCAAGCCTAGCCAAATTCACGGCATGGCCTGCTATGTGCTGGAAGATGAGCAGGGCGAGCCTTTGCCGGTGCATTCAATTGCTTCCGGCCTGGACTATCCGGGGGTAGGCCCGCAGCACAGCTTATTGAAGGATTTAGGCCGTGTGGAATACACTACGGCAACCGATCAGGAATGTCTGGATGCCTTCATGACCTTGTCGCGTGTGGAAGGGATTGTGCCGGCGCTGGAAAGCTCGCATGCGGTGGCATGGGCATTGCGCGAAGCACCGAAACTTTCAAAAGACGTTAAAGTTGTGGTGAATGTTTCTGGCCGCGGCGATAAGGATGCGGATTATGTGGCAGCCAAACTGGGCCTGAACTAA